GTGGCGGTCGGTCGACGGCGGCATCTTCGCGCCGGGCGACGCCACCGTGTGGGCCCGTCCGCGCGTACCGGTGGTGGCCGGCGAGGAACCGACCGCGCTCCAGCGCCTGTTCACGGTGGCCGACTCGGCCAGCGGCGTGTCGAGCAGGCTGGACATCTCGAAGTGGTACGCGATCAACACCGACCTGACCGTGCACCTGCACCGGGAGCCGGTCGGCGAGTGGTTCGCCCTCGACGCGCGCACCGTGATCGGCTCCGCCGGGGTGGGCGTGGCGACGAGCGAGCTGCACGACGAGCACGGTCCCGTGGGGCGCGGCACGCAGTCGCTGTTCGTGCGGGAGCGCTAGAGCTCCCGGAAGTGCTCGACGGTCGGGAACGGGTCGTAGAAGTGGTGCAGCAGCGCCTTCCACCTCGGGTACAGCGGCCCCTGACGGAAGCCGACCGTGTGGTCCTCCAGCCGTTCCCACCGCACCAGCAGCAGGTAGCGGGACGGGCGCTCGACCGACCGCCGGAGGTCGAGCGAGACGAACCCGGGCGAGGCCGCGACGACCTCGCGGGCCTCCGCGAACGCGAGCTCGAAGTCCGCCTCCAGACCGGGGCGGACGTCGAGCGCCGCCGCTTCCAGGATCACAGGTGCTTGTACACGTCTTCGAGGGTGAGGCCGCGGCCGAGCATGAGCACCTGCACGCGGTAGAGCAACTGCGAGACCTCCTCGGCGAGCCGCTCGTCGGACTCGTGCTCCGCGGCGATCCAGACCTCGCCGGCCTCCTCCAGCACCTTCTTGCCCTGCGCGTGCACCCCGGCCTCCAGAGCCGCGGCGGTGGCGGAGCCCTCAGGGCGGGTGCGTGCGCGTTCGCTCAGCTCGGCGAACAGCTCGTCGAAGGTCTTCACGGGGTGTGATCCTCGCATCCCCCGCACGCCGGCGGGCCGGTGGGGACCCCTGGTTCAGCCGACCGGGACGCGGGCGCGGGCCCGCAGCCCGACCACCTGCGCCACCACCGACGCCGCCGCGAACAGGACACCCGGCCCGGGGCGCGGCGCGGCCATCGGGACCACGCCCGGGAAGCCCTCGTCCACCGCGCCCGGCGGCGGCCAGGACGCCTCGTCGTAGCCGAACGCCACCAGCGCCGCCGCCGCGAGCACCGCCGCGCCCACGACGAGGCCGGGCACGAGCCCGGACCGGGCGGGCAGCAGCGCGCACGCGTGCAGCAGCACCGCGGCGCCGAGGTAGAGCCACCACAGGGGCAACCGCGACAGCTCGACGTCGACCTGCCCGTACCGCGACCACGGCACGAGCGCGGCGAGCGCGGTGAGGCAGACGGCGACGACGGTCCACTTCGCGAGCGGGGTCACCCCGCGAACCCTAGATGCCGTAGCGGGGACTGGTGAACGGCCACGCCTCCGCGATCCACTCGGGCACGAACGCGTCCAGCGCGCGCTCCAGGTCGGTGCCGACCTTGCCGTCCACCACCCACCACGAGATCAGCGCGTCCTCGGCCGGGTCGATGTAGACGCACCCCAGCAACTCGGTCTCGTCGGCGTCGAACAGGGCGTAGTTGAACGACTCGTGGTCGTTCTGCTCCCGCTCGTGCCGGGCGAGGTCGACGCGGTCCTGCTCGCGGGTCATGGTGGCGGGCGGCCAGCCCCACGCCTCGCCGTAGAGCGACCACAGGCGTTCCCGAGAGCCCATCACCGCCGGGTAGTCGATGTCCACATCGGACTCGCGGATGGGTCGCAGGTGGTGCTCGCCGTCGAGCGGCACGCGGGTCGGGTGGACGAAGTCAGCGGGGAGCCAGGCCATGCGCGGGATTCTGCGCGGCCGCGCGCCCCGACCGCCACCGATAATCCGTTGGCCCTCGGCGTGACCGGCCCCACACTGCTGCCGTGACGTCACTCGACAGCGGCCTCGTGCTGCGGACCGCGCGCCCCGGCGACCTGGACCGGATCGGCGCGCTCCTGGCGGACCGGGGCGAACCGGCCGACGCCGTGGACCACCGACTGGTGGTGGAGGACCCGGACGCGGGGTGGGGGGCGTGCGCGGTCGTCGTGGACGGTGACCGGGTGGTGTCCACCGCGACGCTGCTGGACGAGACGCTGGTGCTGGCCGGCGTGGAGATCCCGGCGGGCCAGGTCGAACTGGTCGCGACCGATCGCGCCTACGAGGGGCGCGGCCTGGTCCGGGCGCTCATGGGCTGGGCGCACGAGCGGTCCGCCGCGCGCGGGCAGCTGGTGGGCGTCATGATCGGCATCCCGTACTTCTACCGGAAGTTCGGCTACACCTACGCCGTGCCGATCCCGGCGACGCGTCCCGTGCCGGCCCGCCCGGACGCCGGGGCGCACACGATCCGCGAGGCCACCGCCGACGACATCCCGGTGATGGCCCGCCTCCAGGAGGCCGAGCAGGCGCGCGCCGACCTGGTGGTGCCGCACTCGCCCGCCCTGTGGCGCTGGCTCGTCGAACGCGACGGCAGCACCCAGTGGGTGGTGGAACGCGATGGCGTGCCGGTCGCGACGGGCCGCACCACCCCGCCCGACGAGGGCCTGCGGCTGGCCGAGGTCGCCGCCGTCGACGAGGCGGCCGGGCGCGCGCTGCTCGCGCTGACCGCCGCGCGGGAGGCCACCGAGCGGCCCGGCACGGTCGCGGGCGACGCCCTGGAGCCGTTCCTGGGCGCCGCCGGCGAGGAGGCCGAGTCCTACTACGTGCGGGTCCCCGACCCGGTCGCGCTGCTGGAGCACCTGCGGCCGGTGTTCGGGGCGCGGCTCGCGGCGTCGGAGGCGTTCGCCGACCGGGAGGGTGAGGCCGTGGTGTCGTTCTACGAGTCGCACGTGCGGCTGCCGTTCAGGGCGGGTGTGGTCGGTCCGGTCGTGCCGGGCGGCACGATGCAGGGACCTGGCGCGGAGGGCGGCGCGGGCGTGGCGCCGGACATGCTGGCGTCACTGCTGTTCGGCCCGCACGGCATCACGGGCCTCGCCGCGCGTCAGCCCGACGTCTACCCGGGGCCGAACGCCGACCTGATGCGCACCCTGTTCCCGCCGGTGCGTGCCGACGTCCTGACGTTCTACCTGCCCTGAGGCCACCTGCCCCGAACGCTACCGGCCGTAGCCCGCGAACTCGACGCCCAGCGCCACGCCGGCCAGCACGAGCAGCACGCCCGCGCAGGTCAGGGCACGCCGGTAGCCGGTGTCACCGAGCCTGCGCCGACCGCGCGCGACCAGCAGCGCGATCACGACCTTGCCGCCCACCAGGGTCAGGTAGAAGCCGACCAGCAGGGCCACCGCGGCCCCGGACGACGCGCGCCACGTGGTGACGGTCAACGGGCCCAGCGCGGTCGCCCACGCCACCCACGGGTGCGGGCTCAGCACGTTGACCAGCACCGCACGCCGGAACGCCAGGGGTTCACCGGTCGCGCCGAGGGTCGCCGACCGGGCCTCGCGCACGGTCCGCACGCCGCTCCAGACCACGAAGACCGCGCCGACGACGCCGAGCACGCCCAGGGCGCTCGGCGGCAGCCGGTCCAGGAGCAGCAGGGTCGTGGCGACCACGACGGCGTCGGACAGCAGCGGTGCGCACGCCGCCGCCGCGCCCGCGCGCCAGCCCGAGCGCAACGCCGACGTCACGACCAGCACCAGCAGCGGCCCGGGGCTGATGCTCGCCGCCAGGCCGAGGGTGAGGCCCAACCCCAGGGAATCCACGCCGGGCAGACTAGGTCACGTGCCCGAGCCCGCCCGAGTCCTGACCACCCTGCGGCAGGTCCGCGACCTGAGCCCCTTCTTCGCCCTCGACGTCGGCGAACCCGACGGGAGTCGGCCTGACGAGAGCCGGCACGACGAGAGCCGGCACGACGAGGGCCGGCACGACGAGAGCTGGCACGACGGGGACGCGCTGCTGTCCGGCCCCGCGCTGCCCGGCGCGATCGACCGCATCACGGCCCGCTACCGCACCACCGAGCCGCGGGTGGCGGCGTCGCTGTTCTTCCTCGGCTACACGGCGCGGCTGCTCAGCCCGGTGGTCGCGGCGCGGGCCGTCGACGGCGCCGTGCCCGACGTGCGGCCGGGCAACCTGTGGTGGCGCTACGGGACCGACGGCCTCCGCGTGCGGCTGAAGGAACCGCGGGTCGGGACCGGCATCGCCGAGTCCCTCGCCCCCGTGGTCGACGCGGTCCGGGCGGTCGCGCCCGTCGCACCGGGGCTGTTGTGGGGCAACGCCGCGTCGTCGGTGGCGGGCGCCCTGCGGATCGTGGCCCGCGCGGGCACGGCGAGCGCCGAGGACTGCGTGGCGCTGGGGCGCGAGCTGTTCGCCGAACCGCCGCTGCGGGGCACGGGCGAGTTCGTCCCGTTCCCCGGCGAGGTCGCGTTCCGGCGGCGCAGCTGCTGCCTGTACTACCGCCTGGACGGCGGCGGGACGTGCGGGGACTGCCCGCTGCCCGCGCGGTGACCGGCCGGGGTCAGTCGAGCAGGGCGGCGAGCGCGGTCAGGTCCACGCCGGTCAGCGACTCGCGGAACACGCGGCGCTCGCCGGTGTCCACCGGCACCTCGCACGGCACCACGAGTACCGTGCAGCCCGCCGCGACGGCGGCGGCCACGCCGGTCGGCGAGTCCTCGACGGCCACGCAGCGGGTCGGGTCGACGCCCAGCAGGCGGGCGGCCCGCAGGTAGGGCTCGGGCAGCGGCTTGTTGCGCCCGCCCACCTCGTCCCCGCACACCACCACGTCGAACAGGTCGCGCCCCAGCGTGTCCAGGGCGACCTCGGTCAGCGTGCGCTCGGTCGAGGTCACCAGCGCCATCGGCACCCCGGACGCGCGCACGGCGCGCAGCGCGTCCCGCGCCCCCGGCCGCCACGGCAGGCCGGCGCGGAACACCTCCTCGGTGCGGCGCGAGATCCAGGCCGCGCCGTCGGCGACGTCCTCGGGCGTGGGCACCAGCCCGGCCTCGCCGAACAGCAGCGCCATGGTCCGGGGCACGCTCGACCCGACCAGCGAACGGCGGGTCTCGGCGGACAGCGTGCCGCCCAGCTTCTCCACGAACTCGGCGAGCGGGATGTCCCACAGCTTCTCCGAGTCCAGCAGCGTGCCGTCCATGTCCCACAGCACAGCCTCGACCGTCATCTCCGCCCTTCCGAAGCGGTCACGGCGCGGATTCGGCACCCCGAACGCCGCGACCTGCGATTTCGCCCGGCCCCCGGAGGCGTGGTCGGCAGCCCCCGCCCGGCACGGGCACGTCGTCGACGGGTGCGCCCGGCGACACCGGCGGGACACGACCCGACATGCGCCCAAGCCTACGGCGTCGGGTCCGCGCCGGGGGTCGTAGTCTGACGCCGTGACCGATCCGGACCAGGCCGCCCAGACCCACTCCAACCCCGGCAAACCGCTCACCAACCCGATCTTGGTAGCGGCGTTCGAGGGGTGGAACGACGCCGGTGACGCCGCCAGCACCGCGATCGAGCACCTGCAACTCACGTGGGACGCGACGCCGCTGGCGGAGATCGACCCGGACGACTACTACGACTTCCAGGTGACGCGTCCCACGGTCCGGTTGGTGGACGGCGTCACCCGAAGGGTGGAATTCCCGACCACACGGCTGTCCGTGTGCCGTCCTCCCGGCTCGGCCACCGACGTCGTCCTGGTGCACGGCATCGAGCCGAACATGCGGTGGCGCAAGTTCGCCGCCGAACTGCTCGGCCACATCGAGGACCTGGGCGTGACCACGGTGGTCACCCTGGGCGCGCTGCTGATGGACACCCCGCACACCCGTCCGGTGCCGGTCACCGGCACGGCCTACGACGCGGCGGCGGCCACCAAGTACGGGCTGGAGCGGTCCCGCTACGAGGGGCCCACCGGCATCGTCGGCGTGTTCCAGGACCTGTGCGTGCAGGCCGGCGTCCCCGCCATCTCGTTCTGGGCCGCCGTGCCGCACTACGTGTCGCAGCCGCCGTCGCCCAAGGCCACGCTCGCGCTGCTGCACCGCGTCGAGGAGGTGCTCGACGTCGAGGTGCCGCTCGGCGCGCTGCCGGAGCAGGCCGAGGAGTGGGAGCGCACGGTCAGCGAGATGGCCGACGAGGACGAGGACGTGCGCAACTACGTGCGGGCGCTGGAGGAGCGCGGCGACGCGGAGATCCAGATGACCGAGGCCAGCGGTGACGACATCGCCGCGGAGTTCGAGCGCTACCTGCGCCGGCGGGGCCGCGGACCGGGCCGCGGGCCGACCGGGATGTGAGCCGGCTCCGGCTCGCGGCGCTGTACGCGGGCGGGTTCCTCGGTCCGTTCGGCGGTGCGATGACCTCGTCCGTGCTGCCCGAGGTCGGTGCCGACTTCGGCGTGTCGGCGGGGGCGGCGGCGTCCACGCTGACCGGCTACATGCTGCCGTTCTCGCTGCTCATGCTGGTCTCCGGCACGCTGGGCGGCCGCTGGGGCGCGGTGCGCGCGGTGCGGCTGGCCTACGTCGCGTACGCGGTGGCGTCGGTGCTGTGCGCGGTGTCGTGGTCGCTGCCGGCGCTGTTGGCCGGGCGGGCGCTCCAGGGC
This region of Saccharothrix longispora genomic DNA includes:
- a CDS encoding antibiotic biosynthesis monooxygenase family protein translates to MILEAAALDVRPGLEADFELAFAEAREVVAASPGFVSLDLRRSVERPSRYLLLVRWERLEDHTVGFRQGPLYPRWKALLHHFYDPFPTVEHFREL
- a CDS encoding phosphoribosyl-ATP diphosphatase — its product is MKTFDELFAELSERARTRPEGSATAAALEAGVHAQGKKVLEEAGEVWIAAEHESDERLAEEVSQLLYRVQVLMLGRGLTLEDVYKHL
- a CDS encoding N-acetyltransferase, encoding MAWLPADFVHPTRVPLDGEHHLRPIRESDVDIDYPAVMGSRERLWSLYGEAWGWPPATMTREQDRVDLARHEREQNDHESFNYALFDADETELLGCVYIDPAEDALISWWVVDGKVGTDLERALDAFVPEWIAEAWPFTSPRYGI
- a CDS encoding GNAT family N-acetyltransferase; amino-acid sequence: MTSLDSGLVLRTARPGDLDRIGALLADRGEPADAVDHRLVVEDPDAGWGACAVVVDGDRVVSTATLLDETLVLAGVEIPAGQVELVATDRAYEGRGLVRALMGWAHERSAARGQLVGVMIGIPYFYRKFGYTYAVPIPATRPVPARPDAGAHTIREATADDIPVMARLQEAEQARADLVVPHSPALWRWLVERDGSTQWVVERDGVPVATGRTTPPDEGLRLAEVAAVDEAAGRALLALTAAREATERPGTVAGDALEPFLGAAGEEAESYYVRVPDPVALLEHLRPVFGARLAASEAFADREGEAVVSFYESHVRLPFRAGVVGPVVPGGTMQGPGAEGGAGVAPDMLASLLFGPHGITGLAARQPDVYPGPNADLMRTLFPPVRADVLTFYLP
- a CDS encoding LysE family translocator translates to MDSLGLGLTLGLAASISPGPLLVLVVTSALRSGWRAGAAAACAPLLSDAVVVATTLLLLDRLPPSALGVLGVVGAVFVVWSGVRTVREARSATLGATGEPLAFRRAVLVNVLSPHPWVAWATALGPLTVTTWRASSGAAVALLVGFYLTLVGGKVVIALLVARGRRRLGDTGYRRALTCAGVLLVLAGVALGVEFAGYGR
- a CDS encoding (2Fe-2S)-binding protein gives rise to the protein MPEPARVLTTLRQVRDLSPFFALDVGEPDGSRPDESRHDESRHDEGRHDESWHDGDALLSGPALPGAIDRITARYRTTEPRVAASLFFLGYTARLLSPVVAARAVDGAVPDVRPGNLWWRYGTDGLRVRLKEPRVGTGIAESLAPVVDAVRAVAPVAPGLLWGNAASSVAGALRIVARAGTASAEDCVALGRELFAEPPLRGTGEFVPFPGEVAFRRRSCCLYYRLDGGGTCGDCPLPAR
- a CDS encoding HAD family hydrolase, which encodes MTVEAVLWDMDGTLLDSEKLWDIPLAEFVEKLGGTLSAETRRSLVGSSVPRTMALLFGEAGLVPTPEDVADGAAWISRRTEEVFRAGLPWRPGARDALRAVRASGVPMALVTSTERTLTEVALDTLGRDLFDVVVCGDEVGGRNKPLPEPYLRAARLLGVDPTRCVAVEDSPTGVAAAVAAGCTVLVVPCEVPVDTGERRVFRESLTGVDLTALAALLD
- a CDS encoding PAC2 family protein, producing the protein MTDPDQAAQTHSNPGKPLTNPILVAAFEGWNDAGDAASTAIEHLQLTWDATPLAEIDPDDYYDFQVTRPTVRLVDGVTRRVEFPTTRLSVCRPPGSATDVVLVHGIEPNMRWRKFAAELLGHIEDLGVTTVVTLGALLMDTPHTRPVPVTGTAYDAAAATKYGLERSRYEGPTGIVGVFQDLCVQAGVPAISFWAAVPHYVSQPPSPKATLALLHRVEEVLDVEVPLGALPEQAEEWERTVSEMADEDEDVRNYVRALEERGDAEIQMTEASGDDIAAEFERYLRRRGRGPGRGPTGM